Proteins encoded within one genomic window of Candidatus Hepatobacter penaei:
- a CDS encoding helix-turn-helix domain-containing protein, which produces MEHKDAQERPPLSRWMARARQLFPWKRSLSVPPRTPPFRRTRVQLGMSLETACLSLMIPVNVLKKIEDGVYGIPGHHPAFLAQAMKDYGAFLGIPKADVDEQIAHIPQDQHTTPQPVYLSQTFYDKKPNLARHSLILGASVCLSYSVGMMGWATFYETGTTCTADTCLIPMVDHLHHITATSSQEKRPHCPIGGSCHEGHEGDNHQGHKRPTPKPGHKAPKT; this is translated from the coding sequence ATGGAACACAAAGATGCCCAAGAAAGGCCCCCCCTATCCCGTTGGATGGCCCGCGCGCGCCAGCTTTTCCCCTGGAAACGCTCTTTGTCAGTGCCGCCGCGCACCCCACCTTTTCGGCGCACACGGGTTCAGCTGGGCATGTCTCTTGAAACGGCCTGCTTGTCGCTGATGATTCCCGTCAATGTACTTAAGAAAATAGAAGACGGGGTCTATGGCATTCCAGGTCATCACCCCGCTTTTTTGGCCCAGGCCATGAAGGATTATGGCGCTTTTTTGGGCATCCCCAAGGCTGATGTTGATGAACAAATCGCGCACATCCCTCAAGATCAACACACAACGCCGCAGCCAGTGTATTTAAGCCAAACGTTTTATGACAAAAAACCCAACCTGGCCCGCCACAGCCTTATTTTGGGCGCAAGCGTGTGCTTATCCTATAGTGTGGGGATGATGGGATGGGCCACCTTTTATGAAACCGGCACCACCTGCACGGCCGATACGTGCCTAATCCCCATGGTGGATCACTTGCATCACATCACCGCCACATCCTCGCAGGAAAAGCGCCCCCACTGCCCCATTGGCGGCTCGTGCCATGAAGGCCATGAGGGAGACAATCACCAGGGACATAAGCGCCCCACCCCCAAACCAGGCCACAAAGCCCCCAAGACCTAA
- the sucD gene encoding succinate--CoA ligase subunit alpha, producing MSILIDQHTRVLCQGITGKHGTFHTEQALAYGTRMVGGVTPGKGGTTHLGLPVFNTMEAAVKETGADASVIYVPPPFAADAILEAAEAGVDLVIGITEGIPVLDMMRVNKALATHKTQLIGPNCPGVISPGKSKIGIMPGDIHKPGAVGIVSRSGTLTYEAVAQLTKQGLGQSTCVGIGGDPIGGLGFVDIIDLFLHDDDTDAIVMIGEIGGNAEEEAAAFLKSRGPLPKPIISFIAGQTAPEGRRMGHAGAVTTHGTGTATAKKEALKNAGVHVVDSPTHIGITTHEVLHR from the coding sequence ATGAGCATCCTGATTGACCAACACACACGCGTGTTATGTCAAGGCATTACGGGCAAGCACGGCACGTTTCATACAGAGCAAGCGCTGGCCTATGGCACCCGCATGGTGGGCGGCGTGACGCCAGGCAAAGGTGGCACAACGCATTTAGGGCTTCCCGTATTTAACACTATGGAGGCCGCCGTCAAAGAAACAGGCGCCGATGCCAGTGTGATTTATGTGCCCCCCCCCTTTGCCGCGGATGCGATTCTTGAAGCCGCTGAGGCAGGTGTTGATTTGGTTATAGGCATTACGGAAGGCATCCCCGTGCTGGACATGATGCGCGTTAACAAAGCCTTAGCCACACACAAGACACAGCTGATCGGCCCCAATTGCCCAGGGGTGATTTCACCAGGAAAATCCAAAATTGGCATTATGCCCGGCGATATTCATAAACCTGGAGCCGTGGGCATTGTGTCACGCTCAGGCACCCTAACCTATGAGGCGGTGGCTCAACTCACCAAACAAGGGTTGGGGCAATCCACCTGCGTAGGCATTGGCGGCGACCCCATAGGAGGATTGGGGTTTGTGGATATTATAGATCTTTTTCTTCATGACGATGACACCGACGCCATTGTGATGATTGGCGAAATTGGCGGCAACGCTGAAGAAGAAGCCGCTGCGTTTTTGAAAAGCCGCGGGCCTTTGCCCAAACCGATCATCAGCTTTATTGCCGGACAAACCGCTCCTGAGGGAAGGCGCATGGGCCATGCAGGCGCAGTGACGACGCACGGTACTGGCACTGCCACTGCCAAAAAAGAAGCCCTCAAAAACGCAGGCGTTCACGTTGTCGATTCGCCCACACACATCGGGATCACCACGCACGAGGTGCTCCATCGCTAG
- a CDS encoding 2-oxoglutarate dehydrogenase E1 component, producing the protein MKHPTSPFFAGNAAFLDILYDLFLTDPQQLPPAWHTFFQAWTPEGQALPNQPPEEGMCEERVSEENRRAKASRIKRPALPSWAPPPSRDDPFFDENAPSQHLSPATLPEAPSNPAVSLPHDPKKALLEQIRDFLRLEGYRFAHTNPVAPAPDLPPPLFRFYATHKKSDPSFAAVKALAAAYVGPLSLETGTLTSAQERAFLYAQCESPPTALTNRQKKELWHQLLEAHTFETTLGKLFPGAKRFSLEGADALMPGLHHLCRRAAQEGLTHVVFSAYHRGRLNLLTHLLKKPLSLLYKAETHPVWGTDDVPYHLGWETRDPDTQLLLTLLPNPSHLQAATPVMMGYVRGLQEQQPKEGKPGPLGVLIHGEAAFAGQGVVMESLMLQGLENYHGGGLIHIVLNNQVGFTTHPAESFPREATDVAHIVGAPILHVNGQDPEAVQRACDIAFAFRQTFHKDCVVNIMCFRRHGHNELDEPRFTNPLLYQAVDEALPVSNLYGQTLVAQHVLSQEVCVDGAKTLEAFYRKALKEPKAPPPQEKPQARAEQSVPACDASLLHAVGNALTHEPEHMNLHPKINRFIAKRREMLDTQQGIDWSLAESLALGSMLRDGMAVRLVGQDSVRGTFTQRHGAFIDQKTEARYVPLNHVSDTQAPLSLVNSPLSEAAALGFEIGYSWARDDAFVLWEAQFGDFANGAQVFIDQYLAVSAQKWGRSSSITLLLPHGYEGQGAEHSSARLERFLQLAARDNLGVAHVTTPAQFFHLLRRQAYTRPAKPLVVMTPKSWLRDPRATSPLHDVIDGSFQPVLTTSKGAPVHALPAGAPPHHILMCSGKVYYDLLASPHASGNVIFVRLEQLAPFPHKACAEALSPFAGQSLSVRWVQEEPENMGAWTYVAPRLHKLCQDMNLPAPLYKGRPPSDITATGFGACHAREQDAMISQAFKETSS; encoded by the coding sequence ATGAAGCATCCAACATCGCCTTTCTTTGCTGGCAACGCGGCGTTTCTTGATATCCTTTACGACCTTTTTCTCACCGACCCTCAGCAGCTGCCTCCTGCCTGGCACACCTTTTTTCAAGCCTGGACACCTGAAGGCCAAGCCCTCCCAAACCAGCCTCCTGAAGAGGGGATGTGTGAAGAGAGAGTGTCTGAAGAAAACCGCCGTGCAAAAGCGTCACGCATCAAGCGCCCTGCGCTACCTTCGTGGGCACCCCCCCCTTCCCGTGATGACCCCTTCTTTGATGAAAACGCCCCCTCACAACACCTCTCACCCGCCACGTTGCCTGAGGCCCCTTCAAATCCAGCGGTGTCTCTGCCCCATGACCCCAAGAAAGCCTTGCTTGAACAGATACGAGATTTTTTGCGCCTAGAAGGCTATCGCTTTGCTCACACCAACCCCGTGGCGCCTGCCCCAGACCTGCCCCCGCCCTTGTTCCGCTTTTATGCCACTCATAAAAAAAGCGATCCTTCCTTTGCGGCTGTCAAAGCTTTGGCAGCAGCTTATGTAGGGCCGCTTTCCCTTGAAACTGGCACCTTGACCTCTGCGCAAGAACGCGCCTTTTTGTATGCGCAGTGTGAATCTCCCCCCACCGCTCTGACGAATCGCCAAAAAAAAGAGCTGTGGCACCAACTGCTTGAGGCTCACACTTTTGAAACAACCTTGGGGAAGCTTTTTCCCGGCGCCAAACGGTTTAGCTTGGAGGGCGCAGATGCCTTGATGCCCGGCCTTCATCATCTGTGCCGGCGGGCGGCGCAAGAGGGCCTAACCCACGTGGTCTTCAGCGCCTATCACCGCGGGCGGCTGAACCTCTTGACCCATCTTTTGAAAAAACCCCTATCCTTGCTGTATAAGGCAGAAACGCACCCTGTGTGGGGCACCGATGATGTGCCTTATCACCTAGGGTGGGAAACCCGTGATCCTGACACCCAGCTTCTCCTCACCTTGCTGCCAAACCCGTCTCACCTGCAAGCGGCCACGCCTGTGATGATGGGCTATGTGCGCGGCCTTCAAGAGCAACAGCCAAAAGAAGGCAAGCCTGGACCTTTAGGGGTTTTGATCCATGGGGAAGCAGCTTTTGCAGGTCAGGGCGTGGTGATGGAATCATTGATGTTGCAAGGGCTTGAAAACTATCACGGCGGTGGGTTGATCCATATTGTGCTGAACAATCAGGTGGGCTTTACCACGCACCCTGCGGAAAGCTTCCCCCGCGAGGCCACTGATGTGGCCCACATAGTGGGGGCCCCCATCCTGCATGTAAACGGACAAGATCCCGAAGCTGTGCAGCGTGCCTGTGACATCGCTTTTGCATTTCGGCAAACCTTTCATAAAGACTGCGTGGTGAACATCATGTGCTTTCGCCGCCACGGCCACAATGAGCTCGATGAACCTCGTTTCACCAACCCGTTACTCTATCAAGCTGTGGATGAGGCCCTTCCCGTCAGCAATCTTTATGGCCAAACCCTGGTGGCGCAGCATGTGCTTTCTCAAGAAGTGTGCGTTGACGGCGCCAAAACTCTTGAGGCCTTTTATCGCAAAGCGCTGAAGGAACCCAAGGCACCACCACCCCAAGAGAAGCCACAAGCGCGCGCTGAGCAATCTGTGCCGGCCTGTGATGCATCTCTCCTCCACGCTGTGGGCAACGCCCTCACGCACGAGCCTGAGCACATGAACCTACATCCCAAAATCAACCGTTTTATTGCCAAGCGACGTGAAATGCTTGACACACAACAAGGCATCGACTGGTCTTTGGCGGAAAGTTTGGCGCTGGGCAGCATGCTTAGAGACGGCATGGCGGTGCGTTTGGTGGGGCAAGACAGCGTGCGCGGCACCTTTACCCAACGCCACGGCGCTTTCATCGATCAAAAAACAGAGGCGCGTTATGTCCCCCTCAACCACGTTTCAGACACACAGGCCCCCTTAAGCCTTGTCAATTCGCCCCTTTCTGAAGCTGCGGCCTTGGGGTTTGAGATTGGCTATAGCTGGGCCCGCGACGATGCTTTTGTGCTGTGGGAAGCCCAGTTTGGTGACTTTGCCAACGGCGCGCAGGTGTTTATTGATCAATATCTGGCCGTCTCAGCACAAAAATGGGGACGATCTTCATCCATCACACTTTTGTTGCCGCATGGCTATGAAGGCCAGGGGGCTGAACATTCCTCGGCGCGCCTTGAGCGGTTTCTTCAGCTGGCAGCGCGGGATAATCTGGGGGTGGCCCATGTCACCACACCGGCTCAATTTTTTCATCTGCTAAGGCGCCAGGCCTACACCCGTCCGGCCAAACCCTTGGTGGTGATGACGCCCAAATCATGGTTAAGAGACCCGCGCGCCACCTCTCCCTTGCATGATGTGATCGATGGAAGCTTTCAGCCCGTGCTCACCACATCCAAAGGCGCCCCTGTGCATGCCCTGCCTGCAGGCGCACCGCCGCACCACATCCTGATGTGCAGCGGCAAAGTATATTACGATCTGCTGGCTTCGCCCCATGCGTCAGGAAACGTCATCTTTGTGCGTTTAGAACAGCTGGCGCCATTTCCTCACAAAGCGTGCGCTGAGGCGCTCAGCCCTTTTGCGGGCCAGTCTTTGTCTGTGCGCTGGGTACAAGAAGAGCCCGAAAACATGGGCGCATGGACCTATGTCGCACCGCGGCTGCACAAACTGTGTCAAGACATGAATCTTCCTGCTCCCCTCTATAAAGGGCGCCCCCCTTCTGACATCACGGCCACAGGTTTTGGGGCTTGTCATGCCCGCGAACAAGACGCTATGATATCCCAGGCTTTTAAGGAGACTTCTTCGTGA
- the odhB gene encoding 2-oxoglutarate dehydrogenase complex dihydrolipoyllysine-residue succinyltransferase has protein sequence MTTTSQDICVPSLGESITEATLARWLYHEGDAVATDALLAEIETDKITLEITAPFAGILGPLQADEGAQVRVGDVLTTLQASDSPSNEGAGPSSSPDPNKAKDSSPKDSSPKGTTVSNATSPTSPSAQGGAHTQQPFSQKGNRGTAAGKAWISKDEHLEALLSSQTPPAASPTSPQGNPSREEERVPMSRLRQRIAAHLKTAQNTAALLTTFNEVNMAPVMAVRSQNKEAFEARYGCRLGFMSFFVKAAVKGLRRFPILNAELRGPDIVFKNYYHIGVAVGTERGLVVPILKHAEAMDFATIEKSIADLAGKAKNKQLLPQDLADGTFTISNGGVYGSLLSTPIINPPQSAILGLHSIQKRPMAEGDQVVVRPMMYLALSYDHRLIDGKEAVGFLKSIKETLENPSGLLLDL, from the coding sequence GTGACCACCACATCTCAAGACATTTGCGTGCCTTCCTTAGGTGAATCTATCACTGAAGCCACCCTCGCCCGTTGGCTTTATCACGAAGGCGATGCGGTGGCGACCGACGCCTTGTTGGCAGAAATCGAAACAGACAAAATCACCCTAGAAATCACAGCTCCTTTTGCGGGCATTTTGGGCCCCTTGCAAGCAGACGAGGGCGCGCAGGTGCGCGTGGGGGATGTGTTAACCACCCTTCAAGCCTCAGATTCACCTTCAAACGAAGGCGCGGGTCCATCTTCCTCCCCGGATCCAAACAAGGCCAAAGACTCTTCACCCAAGGATTCTTCACCCAAGGGCACCACTGTTTCAAATGCAACATCGCCTACTTCCCCATCTGCTCAAGGTGGCGCTCACACCCAACAACCTTTTTCACAAAAAGGAAATAGGGGCACAGCTGCGGGCAAAGCGTGGATCTCCAAAGATGAACACCTTGAGGCCCTCTTAAGCTCTCAAACACCCCCGGCCGCCTCTCCTACGTCCCCTCAAGGCAACCCTTCTCGTGAGGAAGAGCGTGTACCCATGAGCCGGCTGAGGCAACGCATTGCCGCACATCTGAAGACAGCCCAAAACACAGCAGCGCTGCTTACTACATTTAATGAGGTGAATATGGCGCCAGTTATGGCGGTGCGCTCTCAAAATAAAGAGGCGTTTGAGGCGCGTTATGGCTGCCGATTAGGGTTTATGTCTTTTTTTGTGAAGGCGGCGGTGAAAGGTTTGCGGCGTTTTCCCATCCTCAATGCGGAACTTCGAGGCCCCGATATTGTGTTTAAAAATTATTATCACATCGGTGTGGCTGTGGGCACAGAGCGCGGCCTTGTGGTGCCCATCCTCAAGCACGCAGAGGCCATGGATTTTGCCACCATCGAAAAAAGCATTGCCGACCTTGCCGGCAAAGCCAAAAACAAACAGCTGCTGCCCCAAGATCTGGCCGATGGCACCTTCACCATTTCAAATGGCGGGGTTTATGGATCTCTGCTCTCTACACCCATTATCAACCCACCGCAATCGGCGATCTTAGGGTTACACAGCATCCAAAAACGACCCATGGCCGAGGGAGATCAGGTGGTGGTGCGCCCCATGATGTATCTGGCGCTCTCTTATGACCACAGACTGATTGACGGCAAAGAAGCTGTGGGCTTCTTGAAAAGCATCAAAGAGACCCTCGAAAATCCCAGCGGGCTTTTGCTAGATCTTTAG
- a CDS encoding COQ9 family protein: MTASVTMDESAALKAKLLDAFLDLVPEKGWNQNTLTHAAQHLELEEGLVWALFPEGEKNALTTWSRLLDQQMEDKLSALDLASMKIRERIFWGVRTRLTLLTPRKQAASLAFRFLLDPRHTFMATPLIYDTVHVMWTLAGDTSTDYNFYTKRLLLSGVYISTFIYWLRDTSPEHHNTWKFLENRIDNVLSLHKIKSFAKEGLPFSKIVKSLWPFP, from the coding sequence ATGACTGCATCTGTGACCATGGACGAGAGCGCCGCCCTGAAAGCAAAACTGTTAGACGCCTTTCTCGATCTTGTGCCCGAAAAGGGGTGGAACCAAAACACCCTCACCCACGCGGCGCAACACCTTGAGCTTGAAGAGGGGCTTGTGTGGGCCCTGTTTCCAGAAGGTGAAAAAAATGCCCTCACCACATGGAGCCGCCTTTTGGATCAGCAAATGGAAGACAAGCTTAGCGCGCTCGACCTTGCCTCTATGAAAATACGTGAACGCATTTTTTGGGGCGTGCGCACGCGCCTCACACTGTTAACGCCGAGAAAGCAAGCAGCGAGCTTGGCGTTTCGTTTTTTGCTCGATCCGCGCCACACGTTTATGGCCACCCCCCTCATTTATGACACGGTGCATGTGATGTGGACGCTGGCGGGCGACACCTCTACGGACTATAATTTTTACACAAAACGCTTGTTGCTGAGCGGTGTTTATATCTCCACGTTTATCTATTGGCTGCGCGACACCTCACCCGAACACCACAACACCTGGAAATTCCTTGAGAACCGTATTGACAACGTCTTATCGCTTCACAAAATCAAATCTTTTGCCAAAGAGGGGTTGCCGTTTTCCAAAATCGTTAAATCACTTTGGCCCTTTCCCTAG
- the ybgF gene encoding tol-pal system protein YbgF: protein MIRVSLLAWFCAFSFLQRAWCEMAEDGHETAAITQEDIRKLKERVARLERHCGLSLATASSYEESDDYNRALTLLKQGDYQKAGVAFRHFCALYPHSSFLALASYWLGVTFFVRGEYDEAVKAFDICLTKWPESDKALDTRLKVALCYQRLDQTEKAQKALASFRQALEANTSLDAQARVRFGEQADALERTLHTEEPVRAVSSHDHDAVPTVPLHHEKQTPQAGDAQKRAI, encoded by the coding sequence ATGATACGTGTTTCCCTGCTGGCGTGGTTTTGCGCGTTTTCTTTTTTACAACGTGCATGGTGTGAGATGGCTGAAGATGGGCACGAGACGGCCGCGATCACGCAAGAGGATATACGCAAGCTTAAAGAGCGGGTCGCCCGGCTTGAGCGGCATTGCGGCTTATCCTTGGCAACAGCATCGTCTTATGAAGAATCTGATGATTATAACAGGGCCTTAACGCTGCTTAAACAGGGGGACTATCAAAAGGCCGGCGTAGCGTTTCGTCATTTTTGTGCTTTGTATCCTCACAGCTCTTTTTTGGCGCTGGCGTCTTATTGGTTGGGTGTCACATTTTTTGTGCGCGGTGAATATGACGAGGCGGTGAAAGCGTTTGATATCTGTTTGACCAAGTGGCCCGAAAGTGACAAGGCGCTGGATACCCGGCTGAAGGTAGCGTTGTGTTATCAGCGTTTGGATCAGACGGAAAAGGCCCAAAAGGCCCTGGCGTCCTTCAGGCAAGCGTTGGAGGCCAACACATCCCTGGATGCTCAGGCGCGGGTGCGTTTTGGCGAGCAGGCCGATGCCCTGGAAAGAACCTTGCACACAGAGGAGCCTGTACGCGCCGTATCATCACATGATCATGACGCTGTGCCCACCGTGCCGTTGCATCATGAAAAACAGACACCGCAGGCAGGGGATGCACAAAAGCGCGCGATCTAG
- the xth gene encoding exodeoxyribonuclease III: MTTTLNIATWNVNSVRARLPLLLTWLKEAKPDVVLLQETKVEDLSFPASYVEELGYNLCVHGQKSYNGVAILSTSPLEDVTCGLVDFESVIDAQGDGAAAKCRYIEAFTAGVRVISVYAPNGQDLDHPRFLMKKAFYQALEARLVHLLQGPDEVIVGGDFNIAPFESDVYDASLWSNRILCSDEERAWFRRLLNRGFYDPLQASVTKDQTNPFTWWDYRTRGFEEDRGLRIDHLLLSPGVAQRALSAHVDRHTRGWEKPSDHAPVVGVLAAA, encoded by the coding sequence ATGACCACAACGCTTAACATCGCCACATGGAACGTGAATTCGGTGCGGGCCCGGCTGCCTTTGCTGTTGACGTGGTTGAAAGAGGCCAAGCCGGATGTGGTGTTGCTTCAAGAGACCAAGGTGGAAGACCTCTCCTTTCCTGCGTCTTATGTGGAAGAGCTGGGGTATAACCTGTGTGTCCATGGTCAAAAATCTTATAACGGTGTGGCCATTCTTTCTACATCCCCCCTTGAGGATGTGACGTGCGGGTTGGTGGATTTTGAATCTGTCATAGATGCCCAAGGGGATGGGGCGGCAGCAAAATGTCGTTATATAGAGGCGTTTACCGCCGGCGTGCGGGTGATTTCTGTGTATGCCCCCAATGGCCAAGATCTGGACCACCCTCGTTTTTTGATGAAAAAAGCGTTTTACCAGGCGTTGGAGGCGCGGTTGGTGCATCTTCTGCAAGGGCCAGACGAAGTGATTGTGGGGGGCGATTTCAACATTGCGCCTTTTGAATCGGATGTCTATGATGCGTCGTTGTGGTCAAATCGCATTTTGTGCAGTGATGAAGAGCGGGCCTGGTTTCGCCGTCTGCTGAATCGGGGGTTTTACGATCCTTTGCAGGCCAGCGTCACAAAAGATCAGACCAATCCCTTTACCTGGTGGGATTACAGAACCCGCGGCTTTGAAGAAGACCGCGGATTGCGCATTGATCATCTGTTGCTGTCGCCAGGCGTGGCTCAGCGCGCCTTGAGCGCCCATGTGGATCGTCACACGCGGGGGTGGGAAAAACCCAGCGATCACGCCCCGGTGGTGGGTGTGCTTGCCGCGGCCTAA